In the Flavobacterium sp. 90 genome, TTTCTACGGAAATCTGACTTCTTTTATCATTGTGAATATTATATTGATAATCATAAATTTGTGGACATCACCAGAATATTTATGGTTTTTCTGGCCACTATTGTGGTGGGGAATTGGAGTTGTTTTTCATGGATTAAAAGTTTTTGAAGTATTTCCGGTTTTGGGAAAAGACTGGGAAGAAAGAAAAATCAAAGAATTGATGGAAAAAGAAAAAGAGAATCAAAACAAATGGCAATAATTTTTTAAATCAAAGTAAAATGGGACGATTTAGAAGACGCATGTTCGAAGAATATGCACATGAATTTAGTACAGACGAAAGTTATAATATAGCTTACAGAAAAGTAAAAAGAATTAAAGGATTTTACTCGCATTTGAA is a window encoding:
- a CDS encoding 2TM domain-containing protein, translating into MEVKFTEEDKYYIAKKKVENIKGFYGNLTSFIIVNIILIIINLWTSPEYLWFFWPLLWWGIGVVFHGLKVFEVFPVLGKDWEERKIKELMEKEKENQNKWQ